GGCGTGTCACCGGCGCTTTCCCGAAGCGAGCACGTCACGAAGTACGAATCGCCGGTCGACGCCTACGACGTCATCATCTATACGGGCAGCGGGCTGATGGGACGCGAAGTCCACAACATCCATTCGTCCGACATCGTCATCATCGCGGGTGGCCGATCGGGCACGCTCGGCGAGTTCTGCATCGCGTACGACGAAGGCAAGCTCATTGGGGTCTTGTCGGATTCTGGCGGCGTCGCCGACGAACTCGACTCGATCGTGCCGAAATTGGGAAAAGTCACCGGCGCGCGCATCGTCTATGAATCCGACCCGGATACTTTGATAGACCGCTGCATCGCCGCATATCACGAGTCGCATTACCTGCGGCCATCAACCTTCGTCGAAGAAAAGACGACCTGACAGGAGCAGACGTGGCGAGTATTACGTTCATCGGGGCGGCGGGCGTCGTCACCGGAAGCAAACATCTTATCGAGACGACCGAGGGCCGGCGCGTCCTGCTCGACTGCGGGATGTATCAAGGCGAGAAGGACCTCGAAGCGCGCAATTGGACACCGCCGCCTGTCGACCCAAAAACCGTCGACGCGGTGATCCTCTCGCACGGTCATCTCGATCACTGCGGCTATCTACCGGCGCTCGTACAAGCAGGTTTCAAAGGGCCGATCCACACGACGCCTGCCACGATGGAAGTGGCATCGCTCGTCCTCTACGATTCCGCGCACTTGCAAGAAGACGAAGCGCAGCGCGCGGCCAAACACCCGAACCGCGGCCTTCATGCCACACCGCTCTACACCCAAGACGACGTGGACAAAGTCGTCGCACAATTCAAGCCCGCCGAGTACGGTGCGATGTGCGATGACATAGCCGGTCTTCGGTACCGGCTCAGCGATGCGGGCCATATCCTCGGCTCGGCGATCACCGAGCTCTGGTTCGATCAGCGCAAGTTGACGTTCACCGGCGACCTCGGACGTTATGGGCGGCCGCTGCTCAACGATCCGTCTCCGGTCGCGGAGAGCGATCTCGTGCTCGCAGAATCCACATATGGGGATCGCCTCCACCCCGCGTCGGATCCGCAAGTCGATCTCGGCAAAGTCATCAACGCTGCGATGGCGCGCAAAGGCGTGCTCGTCATACCGTCGTTTGCGGTCGGCCGGACGCAAGAGCTGCTCTATGCGATCGGACAGCTCCAGCGCGATTCGACAATTCCGGACGTGAACATATTCGTCGACAGCCCCATGGCGATCTCCGCCGACGCGATCATGGAGCGGCATCCCGAGGCGATGCGTTTCAATCCGAAAGCCCGCTTCGGCCCTGGCGACGAGAGCCTCGGTGCGCGCAATGTGAAGACAACGGTCGCATCGGCCGATTCGATCATGTTGAACGACATCCAAACCGGCGCGATTATCTTATCGGCGAGCGGCATGGCAAGCGGCGGGCGCATCCTGCACCACTTGCGCAATCGGTTACCGCGCCCGAACGACACGATCTGCTTCGTCGGATATCAGGCGTCCGGAACGCTCGGCAGTCTGTTGGAAGGCGGCGCGAAATCGGTACGCGTCTTGGGCGTGCCGGTCGACGTCAAAGCGAACGTCGTGCAGATCGACGGCTTCTCCGCACACGCCGATCGCGGCGAGCTGCTGCGCTGGTTCGCCAATTTTACCGGCAAGCCGCGCACGTATCTCGTGCACGCAGATCCGGCAGCCGCGCAATCGCTCGCCGACGCGATCGGGAAGAAGTACGGATTCACAGTGACGCCCGCGCACGCCGGCGAGCGCGTGGAGATCGTCTAAACCCCGGAGTTGTTGAAGGCGCCGACGTTAGTCGGCCCGCAAAATGAAAAGGGCAAGCATTGCTTGCCCTCCATCCGTTTTGCCGGATTTATGACTGGGTAAACATTATGGGCCGGTCGGGCGGCCTCTGTCCACGATCGACGAGCTCTCATCGCCGGTCTCGGCGACGATCGTGTCGGCAACCTGACGCATCACGCGTCGCCGCTCGTATTCGTTGACAACGTCCAGGCTGAGCACATCGTCGGGCGTCGGTTCGCGAAACACATCGGTCGGAAGCGTGATCATCGAGTACTCCTCAAATCAGCAATTGGCTTGCGGCCCTATCAAGTGGCTGCGTAGTAAGTTTCTTCTATCCACGCCAAAGCCATTTGAAACTTATTTCCCCATTATCGGGCGGGAATTTTGCTGTTCGGGACGCTTACCTGAAATGCTCGGTTACGATAGTCGTCGCGGCCGTGCGCGGATCGAGCTCTCGGCGCAGCACGGCGGCTAGTACCGGTTCCATCGAGCCGTTTCGCGACATCTGTTCGCTCACGATCGCGCCTACGCGGTGCTGGACCGCCTCAACGACTTCGGCGCGCAGCCGGTCGTGCGATCGGCCCATCCGCTCGTCGGCCTGCAGCACGCGGCGGTGTTCGAGGATGCGTTCCCAGAGCTCCGCGATACCGGTGCCGGCGGTCGCGACCGTTTGAATCACCGGCGGCTTCCAGCGGCGTCGCCGTTCTTCGGCGCCGCCGAGCGTCAGCATGATCTTCAAATCGCTAACGCTCTGATTCGCGCCGGGCCGGTCCGCCATGTTCACGACGAAGATGTCGGCGATTTCAAGTAAGCCGGCCTTAATAGTTTGTACGCCGTCACCCAATCCCGGCACGGTGACGACGACTACGGTGTCGGCGACCTTCATGATATCGAGTTCCACTTGGCCGACGCCGACGGTCTCGACGATGATGACGTCGCGGCCAAACGCGTCGAGGGCGCGGATGACATCGCGCGTCGTCGGAGCGAGTCCGCCCGCTTGTTTGCGCGAAGCCATGCTGCGGATGAACACACCGGTATCTCCGGCATGTCGCTGCATCCGCACGCGATCACCCAGCACCGCGCCGCCGGTGAACGGGCTCGACGGATCCACCGCGATGACGCCCACGGTCATGCCCTGATCGCGGATCACTTTCACCAGGACGTCGACGATCGTGCTTTTGCCGGCGCCAGGCGGCCCCGTGATACCGATGACGTGCGCATGGCCGGTCTTCGGATAGAGCACGGCGGCAAGCGCATCGGCCGCCGCTTCGTCGTTTTCGATTACGGTGATCGCCCGCGCAAGCGCGCGCCAATCGCCGCTGAGGACCCGCTTCGCAAGTTCGCGCCCGCGCTCCGCGGCATGCGCGTTCGGATCTCCGGTACCAGAATGCATCGCCTCGAAGTTCCGCCCACGAGCGGGGCGAGCCTGCGGCTCAAGCGCTCGATGCTGCGACGGCAAGCACGTATGTCGTGCGCGCGCGTCGTCTGAAGGGATTGACGGCAAATTCGGACTAGCCGTTCACCCCGTGCAGCGCTCCTCAATTGAACTCGCGATAAAGAAGCCGTTCGGCCTATTCTCAACCGTCATCTCGCACGGCTGGTATCAGACGCTGCCGTTTCGCTGGCAGCACGATCGCCGCGTTCTGCAGCGCGCCGAACGCCTTGATGACGGGCGAGTCATGCTGGTCGAGATGTCAGAGCAGCGGTCCGCAAAGCGGGGATATGTCGCGCTTCGCATCGACGTCGCAGGTGAGGGCGCGGACGAACCGGCCGTCGCAGCAGAAATCGCGCGCCGCTGCTCATCCATGCTGCACGCAGAAGAAGACCTGCGCGGTTTCTACGCGCTCTGCGCGACGCGCCCGGAACTCGCCGCCGCGCTGCGTCATGGCGCAGGACGATGCATGCGCGCCTCGTCGCTCTTCGAGGACGTCGTCAAGACGATTCTGGGGACGAACGTCGTCTGGAAACAAGCGGTTGTGATGATCAATCGCCTCGCGGGGCTCGGCCACAAATGTCCGACCGACCCCACTTTGCGCGCGTGGCCGACCGCAGCCCAGATCGCCAAAGCCGGAGAGCGCTACCTGCGCAACCGCGTGCGCGCGGGCTATCGTTCGCCGTACATCGTGGAGTTGGCGCGCAACCATGCCGCAAGAGAAGCGGGGCTCGACGCGATTGAAGCGCTCGCGGAAAGCGGCGACGATGAGGCGCTCTACAAGGCGCTCGTGCAAATAAAAGGCGTCGGAAAATCGTCCGCGCACTTCTTGATGAATCTGCTCGGCCACTATGCGCACATCTCGGTGGACAGCGCGACCTACGCGTATGCGAAACGCGAACTCTTCAAAGGCAAACGGCCGACAGAGAAACAGATCCGCCGCAGGTTCGCAGAGTTCGGCGAGTGGCAATCGCTCGTCTACTGGTTCGCGCGCTGGGAAGCGCAACTCGCTTGGTGGGAAGATGCGAGTGGGCGTTCGTCGGCCTGACGCGCCAAACCCGTATCGATCGCGGCGACACCGAAGGCGCTTCAGATGGCTCCGCCTTGTTCTGTGGATCGCCGTCGTCGCAGTGTTCGCGATCGCGGTCAACACGATTTCTCACGCGATAGCGGCAAGACGCCTGTCGGCCGCCTTGCCCGCAGCCACGCCGACCCCGCACCGCGACGCGAACGCCGCCGTGCAAGGCGGCGCGACTTGGGGCGAGCGTTCGAAACGTCAGCTCCACGCGCTCGCGGCCGCAGCCTTCGGCGACCCCGCGTTTCCGCAGCAGACCGGGGTCGTGATCGAGTCGGCGCGCGACGGCACCGTTCTATATTCTCGCAACGCCGCGATGTCGCTGACCCCCGCATCCGTCCAAAAGGTCATCATCGCCGCGACCTCGTTGCACGATCTCGGCTCTTCACACCGCTTCACGACGCGGATCGTGACAAGTGCAGCTCAGCAGTCAGGCAAGATAGCCGGATCGGTCTGGCTTGTCGGCAGCGGTGATCCGGAGCTGACGAGCCACGATCTGCGCGTCGCGGTCAATGCGATTCGCGATCAGGGCGTTGCTCAAATCGCAGGCGACGTCGTCGCGGACGGCAGTCTGTTCGGATCGGACAACATCGATCCGACGTGGGAAGCCGACGATCTTGAATACGGATACGCAGCACCCACCAGCGCGGTGACGTTGGATGGCGGCACCGCGCAATTCACGATCACGCCCGATCCCGCCGGCGGAAGCGCGGACGTGCGCGTGGATCCGCCGGACCTCGTCGGACCGATCCTCGGCGACGTACGCACGGTTTCGGCCGATGGCGAGAACACGCTGCGCATCGACCCGGTTCCGGGCACCGATAGCATCCAAGTCGCAGGTGACATACCGTACGGAGCACCGCAGAAATACTGGCGCAGCATCGCGCATCCTGAAGCAAGCGCGGCACACGCACTGCGCACGATGTTCCAGACGTCAGGCATCGACGTGGTGGGAACCGCTCGCGTGGGGCCGGCACCGGCGGGCGCGAGCTCGCTCTGGTCGAAGCAATCGCGGCCGCTGAGCGAAATCGTCCGCCGCATGCTCTACCACAGCGATAACCATATCGCCGAACAGCTCGTGCGCCTGGTCGGAGCGCACGATGCGGGAACCGGCACGCTTTCAGACGGCGTCGCTCGCGAGCACGCGTTCCTCACCCTGATCGGCGTCGCGCAAGACGGGATGGTGCTGAAAGACGCCTCCGGCCTGTCTGCATCCGATCGCATCACGCCTCGCGAACTCGCTGCCGTGCTGCGTTATATCGCGACGGATTCCGCAGGTCCATCGATCAAAGATCTCTTCCCGCGCTTGGGGGTCGACGGAACCGTGCAGGTCCGCGACCTCGCGCCGGACGCGCGCGGCCGCGTGCTCGGGAAAGACGGCTATATCGGCGGAGTCAGCACGCTTGCCGGCTATGTGCTGACGAAGCACCACGGCGTCGTGATCTACGTGTTTATGGTCAACAACTGGGATGGTCCGCTCGATCCACTGTGGGCCGCAGAAGACGACGTGCTCGCAAAAGTCGCCGCATTTTGACGAAACCGACCGGGCCCATTCGGACGCGGGAGTGAGAGATCAGTCTGTGAGCTGATCGTCGGTACAGCGACGCGGTGCCTTGTCGGTGCGCCACCGGACGAAGCGCGCGCCGTGTCGAATCCTTCCGCTCGTCACGCGATCGAACGCGACTTCGACGACGAGCTTAGGCGCCAGCGGCTCCCACTCGCTCGTTCGCGCGGTGGCCCAGCGGCTTGGTCCACCCGGCTTCGAGCCCGTGAACCCGGGCGGTTTGATCAGTCGTTTGAGCATGGGTAAGAGTTTGCGACGTTCTTCGTCCGAAAAGCCGGACGTGAAACCGACGTGGTTCAGCTTGCCATCGGCGTCGTACAATCCGAGCAGCAGCGAGCCGACAGCGCCGCCGGCCGACGAATAGCGAAAGCCGCCGACGACACAATCCGCGGTCCGCAACACTTTGACTTTGAAACCGCCGTCGCGCGTGCCCGGCTGGTATGCCTCATCCGCGAACTTGGCGACGACGCCCTCGGCGGCCGGATCGGGCTTTGTGAGCCAACGGTTCGCGACCGCTCTGCTTCGCGTGGCGGGCGAAAGCAGCAGTGTCTTGTTGTTCGGAAAATACTTTCGCGCGAATGCTTCTAGCCGAGACCGGCGTTGCGACAATGGTTCACGCGCGATGTCGCCGGCTTCGGGAGCCGAGAGCAGATCGAAGATCTGCAGCACGGCGGGCGTCGATTTTGCAAGTGCGGCCACGCGGCTTGCCGCCGGATGAATGCGCTGCAGCAGATCGTCGAAGGTGGCTCCGCGTTTTCGGATCACGATCTCACCATCGAGCGTGAACCGTTTGGCCGCGATCTTCTCGCACTGCTCGACGACTTCGGGGAAATACCGGCCGAGCGACTGACCACGCTTGGACGTGAGCCGTACGGCGCTGCCTTGGCGAGCCACGATACAGCGAAAGCCATCCCACTTCGGCTCGAACTGCCAGTCGCCATCTGGCAGCGCCGTTGCCGGCCGGAATTCCATCGGCACGAACGACCGCGTCATCGCAAGGTGGTTGGGCCGATACAAATTCGGCCCCTTCAGCCAGATCGTGCTTCCGTCAGATTGGAGGGACGACGGTGGTTAGTCTAGGCGGCGCCAAACGATTCGTGGTTCGCGGCGGCCGCCTTCAGCGTCGTCGCAACGAGTTCGTGTGCGGTTTTCGTCTCCTCGGGATACGAGGCAACGCCGAAGCGCAACGAGATCTTCCCGATCTTTGGCCACGAGATACGCGATACTTGCGCGTCGAGGCGCCGAACGACGACGCGCGCGACATCCCCCGGAGTTCCCGGCATCAGAGCGACGATGCGCCGATCATCGTAGCGCGCGAGCACATCGATCTGTCGGACGTGTTTCGCAAGCGTCTGGCCCAGGTGCCGCATGACCACATCGGCCGCCTGCGGCCCGTGCGCCTCCAGAATATTGGCGAAATCGACGACTTCGATCACCGCGCAACCGAGCCGGTGGCCGAGACGCTCCGCGCGTTCGACTTCCAATCCGACGACTTCTTCGAAGCCATCTTGCCCGACAAGTCCCGCGACGTTGCCGACGACAGAGGACGGAATGCGGTCGCGCACGCGCAGGCCCTGCAGCCCGCCGCCCAGCAAGCCGATCGCCGTGCGCACAAAGGCGACGTCGAGCGCGTTGAACGTGCCGAACGCCG
The DNA window shown above is from Candidatus Eremiobacteraceae bacterium and carries:
- the meaB gene encoding methylmalonyl Co-A mutase-associated GTPase MeaB → MHSGTGDPNAHAAERGRELAKRVLSGDWRALARAITVIENDEAAADALAAVLYPKTGHAHVIGITGPPGAGKSTIVDVLVKVIRDQGMTVGVIAVDPSSPFTGGAVLGDRVRMQRHAGDTGVFIRSMASRKQAGGLAPTTRDVIRALDAFGRDVIIVETVGVGQVELDIMKVADTVVVVTVPGLGDGVQTIKAGLLEIADIFVVNMADRPGANQSVSDLKIMLTLGGAEERRRRWKPPVIQTVATAGTGIAELWERILEHRRVLQADERMGRSHDRLRAEVVEAVQHRVGAIVSEQMSRNGSMEPVLAAVLRRELDPRTAATTIVTEHFR
- the dacB gene encoding D-alanyl-D-alanine carboxypeptidase/D-alanyl-D-alanine-endopeptidase; amino-acid sequence: MFAIAVNTISHAIAARRLSAALPAATPTPHRDANAAVQGGATWGERSKRQLHALAAAAFGDPAFPQQTGVVIESARDGTVLYSRNAAMSLTPASVQKVIIAATSLHDLGSSHRFTTRIVTSAAQQSGKIAGSVWLVGSGDPELTSHDLRVAVNAIRDQGVAQIAGDVVADGSLFGSDNIDPTWEADDLEYGYAAPTSAVTLDGGTAQFTITPDPAGGSADVRVDPPDLVGPILGDVRTVSADGENTLRIDPVPGTDSIQVAGDIPYGAPQKYWRSIAHPEASAAHALRTMFQTSGIDVVGTARVGPAPAGASSLWSKQSRPLSEIVRRMLYHSDNHIAEQLVRLVGAHDAGTGTLSDGVAREHAFLTLIGVAQDGMVLKDASGLSASDRITPRELAAVLRYIATDSAGPSIKDLFPRLGVDGTVQVRDLAPDARGRVLGKDGYIGGVSTLAGYVLTKHHGVVIYVFMVNNWDGPLDPLWAAEDDVLAKVAAF
- a CDS encoding ATP-dependent DNA ligase, whose product is MTRSFVPMEFRPATALPDGDWQFEPKWDGFRCIVARQGSAVRLTSKRGQSLGRYFPEVVEQCEKIAAKRFTLDGEIVIRKRGATFDDLLQRIHPAASRVAALAKSTPAVLQIFDLLSAPEAGDIAREPLSQRRSRLEAFARKYFPNNKTLLLSPATRSRAVANRWLTKPDPAAEGVVAKFADEAYQPGTRDGGFKVKVLRTADCVVGGFRYSSAGGAVGSLLLGLYDADGKLNHVGFTSGFSDEERRKLLPMLKRLIKPPGFTGSKPGGPSRWATARTSEWEPLAPKLVVEVAFDRVTSGRIRHGARFVRWRTDKAPRRCTDDQLTD
- a CDS encoding MBL fold metallo-hydrolase, translated to MASITFIGAAGVVTGSKHLIETTEGRRVLLDCGMYQGEKDLEARNWTPPPVDPKTVDAVILSHGHLDHCGYLPALVQAGFKGPIHTTPATMEVASLVLYDSAHLQEDEAQRAAKHPNRGLHATPLYTQDDVDKVVAQFKPAEYGAMCDDIAGLRYRLSDAGHILGSAITELWFDQRKLTFTGDLGRYGRPLLNDPSPVAESDLVLAESTYGDRLHPASDPQVDLGKVINAAMARKGVLVIPSFAVGRTQELLYAIGQLQRDSTIPDVNIFVDSPMAISADAIMERHPEAMRFNPKARFGPGDESLGARNVKTTVASADSIMLNDIQTGAIILSASGMASGGRILHHLRNRLPRPNDTICFVGYQASGTLGSLLEGGAKSVRVLGVPVDVKANVVQIDGFSAHADRGELLRWFANFTGKPRTYLVHADPAAAQSLADAIGKKYGFTVTPAHAGERVEIV
- a CDS encoding diguanylate cyclase, yielding MDFDPQFSGATPRAYGSDELEQHLRALAQTAVSLARDIDAETMLSCALRACASSCHASRAVILTRDSRDGSLHGIVPALGVADDDALGLHVSPEECETTRTALESAVTAFGEAAGAGDAVPKVVRRFRARDWMAAPVTSGRDIAGVLYLMDKDSAFGTFNALDVAFVRTAIGLLGGGLQGLRVRDRIPSSVVGNVAGLVGQDGFEEVVGLEVERAERLGHRLGCAVIEVVDFANILEAHGPQAADVVMRHLGQTLAKHVRQIDVLARYDDRRIVALMPGTPGDVARVVVRRLDAQVSRISWPKIGKISLRFGVASYPEETKTAHELVATTLKAAAANHESFGAA